Proteins from a single region of Phycisphaeraceae bacterium D3-23:
- a CDS encoding HNH endonuclease signature motif containing protein, whose amino-acid sequence MNGQECILILGWKGKKKSHGYPEREQHVEDMKNGVDSYGVICTAKDPQASGSRTITSFDHDELLRFGELIYDNDRVYASIVGRVSVNHVARKQTSQSTLLPDMKAILSKSGKTTKDALAKARIGQGVFRANVLDMWDSKCCVTGICTPDAIRASHIKPWRNSTDSERLDPLNGLPLVATLDALFDSGLITFSDDGQLLISPLLPPADVNLLGLAGLRLRDAPNTSTQQFLTYHRDTIFVSKI is encoded by the coding sequence TTGAATGGCCAAGAATGCATTCTAATCCTTGGCTGGAAAGGTAAGAAAAAATCACATGGGTACCCTGAACGGGAGCAGCATGTCGAAGACATGAAAAACGGAGTAGACAGCTACGGCGTCATCTGTACTGCAAAAGACCCCCAAGCATCGGGTAGCCGGACAATAACAAGTTTTGATCATGATGAGCTTCTTAGATTCGGCGAACTCATCTACGACAATGATAGAGTCTATGCGTCCATCGTCGGGAGAGTATCCGTCAATCATGTAGCGCGCAAGCAAACATCACAAAGCACACTCTTACCTGACATGAAGGCGATCTTATCGAAATCAGGGAAGACCACAAAGGACGCGCTTGCCAAAGCGCGGATCGGGCAGGGTGTTTTTCGGGCCAATGTACTTGATATGTGGGACTCTAAGTGTTGCGTAACAGGAATCTGTACTCCCGACGCCATCCGAGCATCGCACATAAAACCATGGCGCAATTCAACCGATAGTGAACGCCTTGACCCATTGAACGGACTACCATTGGTAGCCACACTTGATGCACTATTCGATTCGGGATTGATTACATTTTCAGATGATGGCCAACTCTTGATTTCACCTCTTTTGCCTCCTGCTGATGTCAATCTCCTGGGACTGGCTGGCCTGCGCCTTCGTGATGCCCCGAACACATCAACACAACAATTTCTAACCTATCATCGCGATACAATTTTTGTGTCGAAAATTTGA
- a CDS encoding prolyl oligopeptidase family serine peptidase produces the protein MLPLLAVLFALCLAPKAAAQADAAPQTGTFTTHFDERSPLSDLNAMAEVGRWDRRQLPDWEIREIEFQMVVPDDYTGDEAYGLLVFIHPYDDVNATSPRAFFFGRVVEEVLAEHKIIWVSYDAGGNGVLPNKRLGLALDAVHNVTQRYNIDEKRVYVSGMSGGGRMTCMAGVYYPQVFTGAVPIVGSMYFRQVPVPEDPALRALIRPEPGEHAVWPRTLWAPRRDVLRGMKASQRWVLLTGDADYNMPEMRSHFEHGFQRDNFEHAHYLEVPGMDHAFPDAEWFEQAVELLDAPLNEAADADGNNVGDTPQQRRDEQQARRRLQAAERMVGPDPERALRMLRRVVELYPETNAAQRAGELIAELEGTEPDATAEPAAE, from the coding sequence ATGCTGCCGCTGTTGGCCGTACTCTTCGCGCTGTGCCTGGCCCCGAAAGCCGCCGCCCAGGCCGACGCCGCCCCGCAGACCGGCACGTTCACGACACACTTCGACGAGCGCAGCCCGCTTTCGGACCTCAACGCCATGGCAGAGGTCGGCCGGTGGGACCGACGCCAGCTCCCCGACTGGGAGATCCGCGAGATCGAGTTCCAGATGGTCGTGCCCGACGATTACACCGGCGACGAGGCGTACGGGCTGCTCGTCTTCATCCACCCCTACGACGATGTCAACGCGACGAGCCCCCGCGCGTTCTTCTTCGGGCGCGTGGTCGAAGAGGTCCTGGCCGAGCACAAGATCATCTGGGTGTCGTACGACGCCGGGGGCAACGGCGTGCTGCCCAACAAACGCCTGGGGCTCGCGCTCGACGCGGTCCACAACGTAACGCAGCGGTACAACATTGATGAGAAACGCGTCTACGTCTCGGGCATGTCCGGCGGCGGGCGCATGACGTGCATGGCCGGGGTGTACTACCCGCAGGTGTTTACGGGCGCGGTGCCGATCGTCGGGTCGATGTACTTCCGACAGGTGCCGGTGCCCGAGGACCCGGCGCTCCGTGCGCTGATCCGCCCCGAGCCGGGCGAGCACGCGGTCTGGCCGCGGACGCTGTGGGCGCCGCGGCGCGACGTCCTGCGCGGGATGAAGGCGTCGCAGCGCTGGGTGCTGTTGACCGGGGATGCGGACTACAACATGCCCGAGATGCGCAGCCACTTCGAGCACGGCTTTCAGCGCGACAACTTCGAGCACGCGCACTACCTCGAAGTGCCCGGCATGGACCACGCCTTCCCGGACGCCGAATGGTTCGAGCAGGCGGTCGAGCTGCTCGACGCCCCGCTCAACGAAGCGGCCGACGCCGACGGCAACAACGTCGGCGACACCCCCCAGCAGCGGCGCGACGAGCAGCAGGCCCGCCGTCGTCTCCAGGCCGCCGAGCGCATGGTCGGGCCCGACCCCGAGCGCGCGCTGCGGATGCTCCGCCGGGTCGTCGAGCTCTACCCCGAGACGAACGCCGCACAGCGCGCCGGCGAACTGATCGCGGAGCTTGAAGGCACCGAACCCGACGCAACCGCAGAACCCGCCGCCGAGTAA
- a CDS encoding helix-turn-helix transcriptional regulator yields the protein MLAKTLQRIIDKKFTTAKEVSELAGVSQSTVYRWIAGQSQPDFDSIRLLVRLLPDMRAQKALLTAFTAGTDWHATHMNLELDVNDDGKVDAEDALDASCEALKTASHTLLAIRQASKGKILSGDETIELISHLNQTVRNCTITQRILVDMAEQRKRRKLKLKLAD from the coding sequence ATGCTCGCCAAGACCCTTCAACGCATCATCGACAAGAAGTTCACCACCGCCAAGGAAGTCAGCGAACTCGCCGGCGTCAGCCAGTCGACCGTCTACCGCTGGATCGCCGGCCAGTCGCAGCCCGACTTCGATTCCATCCGCCTGCTCGTCCGGCTGCTCCCCGACATGCGCGCCCAGAAGGCGCTGCTCACCGCGTTCACCGCAGGGACCGACTGGCACGCGACGCACATGAACCTCGAGCTCGATGTCAACGACGACGGCAAGGTCGACGCCGAGGACGCGCTCGACGCGAGCTGCGAAGCGCTCAAGACCGCGAGCCACACCCTGCTCGCTATCCGCCAGGCCAGCAAGGGCAAGATCCTCAGCGGCGACGAAACCATCGAGCTCATCTCGCACCTCAACCAGACCGTGCGCAACTGCACGATCACGCAGCGCATCCTCGTCGATATGGCCGAGCAGCGCAAGCGGCGCAAGCTGAAGCTGAAGCTGGCGGACTGA
- a CDS encoding lamin tail domain-containing protein encodes MLFFARAARCATSSDVSPAPLDVLEPRLLFTAVPVITEFLASNSDGLQDEDGDSSDWIELFNAGDTALDLQGWHLTDDAGDLNQWAFPDVSLAPGQYLVVFASGKDRADADGTELHTNFALSAGGEYLALVEDDGTTVAYEYAPEYPSQEANVSYGIDMSSSSQTILDPGGSLSYLVPTNGNLGLSWTQAGFNDNAWATGTAGIGYENNPGDAVNFADLINTTLPSGTTTAYVRFEFNLPNPGAFSGLTLRMMYDDGFVAYLNGEYLTEHFAPGSPGWNSSATSGRGDGIVVEDFSEIDVSADVGALIVGTNVLAIHALNGGNSSDMLLDAGLVGEIGGITEPVETGYFQDPTPGAANGEAFDGFVADTAFSHDRGFYTGAFNLDITSATPGALIVYTTDGSAPTVDASLNITNGTAFTGAFNVSATTTVRAAAFRLGFEPTNIDTHTYLFLADVLTQSSATTIAAGFPSSSVNGQQFDYGMDPDIVNDPTWGPQLTDALTDIPTISLVTDTDHLFDSGTGIYVNAGGHGKTWERPTSIEMINGDGTTAFQTDAGLRIRGGFSRGDFNPKHSFRLFFRNEYGDGMLNFPMFGEGGADAFDAFDLRTAQNYAWSNQTGNNENHNTFLRDILSRDIQGAMGHAHTRGDYYHLYLNGVYWGLYQTEERPEADYASSYYGGTDETWDAVKASGGNIEATDGDLSAWGTLSSLTNAGFASNAAYFAIQGLNADGSENPALEQHLDIDNLIDFMISVNFTANRDMPLNLGNSGPNNFWAIRPQDGSHGWRWIAHDNEHNLGAGDHNINHNGTGDISTGTSTSTLNPRYIHQQLTENAEYRLRFADRVQALFYNDGPLTVENVHAMLDARAAQMDLAIIAESARWGDQHNDPPKTKATWLAEVDWLRNTFLAQRGPIVISQFQSQGWLPSASTHVAPSFSQHGGALPTGQLSILNAEPAGTIYYTLDGSDPRLIGGGVSASAIAYSGSFALPDHATVTARLLRSGDWSAQIQADFVLADALADSTNLRITEVHYNPQGPSAAEAAAGFTNGDVFEFIELLNTSSETISLDGVTLVQAVVDGKFEGVGYTFGLAALDPGERVVVVDDLAAFTERYGTGINVAGVYSGRLSNDGEQLTLRSADGGTIQQFTYNDAAAWPQTPDGDGPSLVVIDPDGDYNNPANWKASTTTHGTPGADEAVGLAGDITGDGFVGAADLDEILALWGDAAGSSAAAAAADLNGDGTVNSPDLSIVIANFGNGNPSTRPTSNDQADPGSEPGTGGGTAGQTEGNSDGTGGDTNNGSAGASRGDAAGDGSDAGAAPTRPAPNASPATSVPPTRRPDSAAPSRPTPSDTQRAAAAIASQAGTDALSLARPATRLPDANAASAATAPSPRRFDALNPRGVKPQ; translated from the coding sequence ATGCTGTTTTTTGCGCGTGCCGCCCGCTGTGCCACTTCATCCGACGTCAGCCCTGCTCCGCTGGATGTGTTGGAGCCCCGGCTTCTGTTCACGGCCGTGCCGGTCATCACCGAGTTCCTCGCGTCCAACAGCGACGGGCTGCAGGATGAGGACGGCGACAGCTCCGACTGGATCGAGCTGTTCAACGCCGGCGACACGGCGCTGGACCTGCAGGGCTGGCACCTGACCGACGACGCCGGCGATCTCAATCAGTGGGCCTTCCCCGATGTGTCGCTCGCGCCGGGGCAGTACCTGGTCGTGTTCGCGTCGGGCAAGGACCGGGCCGACGCCGACGGCACCGAGCTGCACACCAACTTCGCGTTGAGCGCCGGAGGGGAGTATCTCGCGTTGGTCGAGGACGATGGCACCACCGTCGCCTACGAATACGCGCCAGAGTACCCATCGCAGGAAGCCAACGTCTCCTACGGCATCGATATGTCGTCGAGTTCGCAGACGATCCTCGACCCCGGCGGGTCGCTGTCCTACCTCGTGCCGACCAACGGCAACCTCGGGCTTTCATGGACCCAGGCCGGATTCAACGACAATGCGTGGGCGACCGGCACCGCGGGGATCGGCTACGAGAATAACCCCGGCGACGCCGTCAACTTCGCCGACCTGATCAACACGACGCTGCCCTCGGGCACGACGACGGCCTACGTCCGCTTTGAGTTCAACCTCCCCAACCCCGGCGCGTTCAGCGGGCTCACCCTGCGGATGATGTACGACGACGGGTTTGTCGCCTACCTCAACGGCGAATACCTGACCGAGCACTTCGCGCCCGGGTCGCCGGGTTGGAACTCGTCGGCGACCAGCGGGCGGGGCGACGGGATTGTCGTCGAAGATTTCTCCGAGATCGACGTCTCTGCGGATGTCGGCGCGCTCATCGTCGGGACCAATGTCTTGGCCATCCACGCACTCAACGGCGGCAACAGCTCGGATATGCTGCTGGACGCGGGGCTGGTCGGCGAGATCGGCGGGATCACCGAGCCGGTCGAGACGGGCTACTTCCAAGACCCGACGCCCGGCGCCGCGAACGGGGAGGCCTTTGACGGCTTCGTCGCCGACACCGCGTTCAGCCACGACCGCGGGTTCTATACCGGCGCGTTCAACCTCGACATCACCTCCGCCACCCCCGGCGCACTGATCGTCTACACCACCGACGGCTCGGCCCCGACGGTCGATGCGAGCCTGAACATCACCAACGGCACGGCATTCACCGGCGCGTTCAATGTCAGCGCCACCACCACCGTCCGCGCCGCGGCTTTCCGGCTGGGCTTCGAGCCGACCAACATCGACACGCACACCTACCTCTTCCTCGCCGATGTGTTGACACAATCCTCGGCGACGACGATCGCCGCCGGGTTCCCCAGCTCCTCGGTCAATGGCCAGCAGTTCGACTACGGCATGGACCCGGACATCGTCAACGACCCGACCTGGGGCCCGCAGCTCACCGACGCGCTGACCGATATCCCGACGATCTCGTTGGTGACCGACACGGATCATCTGTTCGACTCGGGGACGGGGATTTATGTGAACGCGGGGGGCCACGGCAAGACGTGGGAGCGGCCGACGTCGATCGAGATGATTAATGGGGACGGCACGACGGCGTTCCAGACCGACGCCGGCCTGCGCATCCGCGGCGGGTTCAGCCGGGGCGACTTCAACCCCAAGCACTCGTTCCGCCTGTTCTTCCGTAACGAGTATGGCGACGGGATGCTCAACTTCCCGATGTTCGGCGAGGGCGGGGCCGACGCGTTCGACGCCTTCGACCTCCGCACCGCGCAGAACTACGCGTGGAGCAACCAGACCGGCAACAACGAGAACCACAACACGTTCCTGCGCGACATCCTCTCGCGCGATATCCAGGGCGCGATGGGGCACGCCCATACCCGCGGCGACTACTACCACCTCTATCTGAACGGCGTGTACTGGGGGCTCTACCAGACCGAAGAGCGCCCCGAGGCCGACTATGCTTCGTCGTATTACGGCGGGACGGACGAGACCTGGGACGCGGTGAAGGCCAGCGGTGGCAACATCGAGGCGACCGACGGCGACCTCAGTGCCTGGGGCACGCTCTCTTCGCTGACGAACGCGGGATTCGCCAGTAACGCCGCTTACTTTGCCATCCAAGGCCTCAACGCCGACGGCAGCGAAAATCCCGCGCTCGAACAGCACCTCGATATCGACAACCTGATCGACTTCATGATCAGCGTCAACTTCACCGCCAACCGCGACATGCCGCTGAACCTGGGTAACAGCGGCCCGAACAACTTCTGGGCGATCCGCCCGCAAGATGGAAGTCACGGCTGGCGCTGGATCGCCCACGACAACGAGCACAACCTCGGCGCGGGCGACCATAACATCAACCACAACGGCACGGGCGATATCTCCACCGGCACCTCGACCAGCACGCTCAACCCGCGCTACATCCACCAGCAGCTCACCGAAAACGCCGAGTACCGCCTGCGATTTGCAGACCGCGTGCAGGCGCTGTTCTACAACGACGGGCCGCTCACCGTCGAGAACGTCCACGCGATGCTCGACGCCCGCGCCGCGCAGATGGACCTGGCCATCATCGCCGAGTCCGCACGCTGGGGCGACCAGCACAACGACCCGCCCAAGACCAAGGCCACTTGGCTGGCCGAGGTCGACTGGCTGCGCAACACCTTCCTCGCGCAGCGCGGCCCGATCGTCATCAGCCAATTCCAGAGCCAGGGTTGGCTGCCTTCCGCTTCAACGCATGTCGCGCCGTCGTTCTCACAGCACGGGGGTGCCTTGCCGACAGGCCAGTTGTCGATCCTGAACGCCGAGCCCGCCGGCACGATCTACTACACGCTCGACGGCAGCGACCCCCGGCTGATCGGTGGGGGCGTTAGCGCATCGGCGATCGCCTATTCCGGCTCGTTTGCGCTGCCCGACCACGCCACCGTGACCGCGCGGCTGCTGCGCTCGGGCGACTGGTCGGCGCAGATCCAGGCCGACTTCGTCCTCGCCGATGCCCTGGCCGACAGCACCAACCTGCGCATCACCGAGGTCCACTACAACCCGCAAGGCCCGAGCGCTGCCGAAGCGGCCGCGGGCTTCACCAACGGCGACGTGTTCGAGTTTATCGAGCTGCTCAACACCTCCAGCGAGACGATCTCGCTCGACGGTGTCACGCTCGTGCAGGCCGTAGTCGACGGCAAGTTTGAGGGCGTGGGCTACACCTTCGGTCTGGCCGCGCTCGACCCGGGCGAACGCGTCGTGGTGGTCGACGACCTGGCCGCATTTACCGAGCGCTACGGCACAGGCATCAATGTCGCCGGTGTCTACAGCGGCCGGCTGAGCAACGACGGCGAACAACTCACGCTGCGCAGCGCCGACGGCGGAACGATCCAGCAGTTCACCTACAACGACGCAGCCGCCTGGCCCCAGACGCCGGACGGCGATGGGCCTTCGCTCGTCGTGATCGATCCCGACGGCGACTACAACAATCCCGCGAACTGGAAGGCCTCGACGACGACCCACGGCACGCCCGGGGCCGACGAAGCGGTGGGCTTAGCCGGCGATATCACGGGCGACGGCTTTGTCGGCGCGGCCGACCTCGATGAAATCCTCGCGCTATGGGGCGACGCGGCGGGCTCGAGCGCCGCCGCCGCGGCCGCCGACCTCAACGGCGACGGCACCGTCAACAGCCCCGACCTCTCGATCGTCATCGCCAACTTCGGCAACGGCAACCCGTCCACCCGACCGACCAGCAACGATCAGGCCGATCCCGGGAGTGAGCCCGGCACCGGTGGGGGAACCGCGGGTCAGACTGAGGGCAACAGCGACGGGACTGGCGGCGACACGAACAATGGTAGTGCAGGCGCGTCGCGCGGCGATGCGGCCGGCGACGGGTCTGATGCAGGCGCCGCGCCGACCCGCCCGGCACCCAACGCGTCCCCGGCCACGTCAGTCCCGCCGACCCGCCGACCCGACTCGGCTGCACCCTCGCGGCCGACCCCGTCTGACACGCAGCGGGCCGCCGCCGCCATCGCGTCGCAAGCCGGCACCGATGCGTTGTCGCTCGCCCGGCCTGCAACACGCCTGCCCGACGCGAATGCCGCGTCAGCAGCCACGGCCCCAAGCCCCCGCCGATTCGATGCGCTCAACCCTCGCGGCGTGAAGCCGCAGTAG
- a CDS encoding prolyl oligopeptidase family serine peptidase produces the protein MKRTPTLAAVLTLGLAPALAMTTNANAQAAESAPAAPPATEQRPVTDTLHGLSITDPYRWLEGDEQGNTTDEVSAWTAAQNAHTRAVLDNLPGREAVEQRLRELMSVGYVGRPAMRDNLYFNTQREGDQNQSVLYVREGHDGEPRVLLDVNALDASGLTAMSWWTPSQDGKRLAFGTYQAGDENSTLNLMDVETGTWLADEIPGKVGSVQWLPDGESFFYACLEDVDNPYSAQIKYHIVGQHHSQDRILFEQYKEGPLATTWGPFFTMDRDGRWGAIGYFTSTSSNDLWLINVADWLAGEELEMVTMIEGADANTYPDFLESVGMVVQTQVDAPNGAVFRVDPENPARENWTPFIPHRDDMVLEGIQESSDDLYAEYSYRASTRIERFSFGGRPLGEVELPGIGSASLSTRFDRSEAYLGFTSFNTPSSIYRLDISARPDVDEYELWHRVEVPVDPSLVEVKQVTYQSADGTDVTMFIVHKKGLELDGTNPTLLSGYGGFGISMTPYFSATLFPWFEQGGVYAIPNLRGGGEYGDAWHKQGTLGEKQNVYDDFIAAAEYLINEGYTSSDKLAISGGSNGGLLMGAMMTQRPELFEAVICAVPLLDMLRYQDFLMARYWVPEYGDPADAEHFAWLHAYSPYHNVDPEADYPALFFTAGENDTRVHPLHARKMAALMQYTAQHNSDADPVLLWVDQDGGHGGGKPLDLRVRDVADGRMFLMWRLGMLEGVEE, from the coding sequence ATGAAACGCACGCCAACCCTCGCCGCCGTCCTCACCCTCGGGCTCGCGCCCGCCCTCGCTATGACAACGAACGCCAACGCCCAAGCCGCCGAGTCCGCGCCCGCCGCGCCGCCCGCCACCGAGCAGCGGCCCGTCACCGACACGCTCCACGGCCTGTCCATCACCGACCCCTACCGCTGGCTCGAAGGCGACGAGCAGGGCAACACCACCGACGAGGTCAGCGCCTGGACCGCCGCGCAGAACGCGCACACCCGCGCGGTGCTGGATAACCTCCCGGGGCGCGAGGCCGTCGAGCAACGGCTGCGCGAGCTCATGTCCGTCGGCTACGTCGGCCGACCCGCCATGCGCGACAACCTCTACTTCAACACCCAGCGCGAGGGCGACCAGAACCAGTCCGTCCTCTACGTCCGCGAAGGCCACGACGGCGAGCCCCGCGTCCTGCTCGATGTCAACGCCCTCGACGCATCAGGCCTCACCGCGATGTCGTGGTGGACGCCCAGCCAGGACGGCAAACGCCTCGCCTTTGGCACCTACCAGGCGGGCGACGAAAACAGCACGCTCAACCTGATGGATGTCGAAACCGGCACCTGGCTCGCCGACGAAATCCCCGGGAAGGTCGGCAGCGTCCAGTGGCTGCCCGATGGCGAGAGCTTCTTCTACGCCTGCCTCGAAGACGTCGACAACCCCTACTCCGCGCAGATCAAGTACCACATCGTCGGCCAACACCACTCGCAGGACCGCATCCTTTTCGAGCAGTACAAGGAGGGCCCGCTCGCCACGACGTGGGGCCCGTTCTTTACGATGGACCGCGACGGCAGATGGGGCGCGATCGGCTACTTCACCTCGACCTCCAGCAACGACCTCTGGCTCATCAACGTCGCCGACTGGCTCGCCGGAGAAGAGCTGGAAATGGTCACGATGATCGAGGGCGCCGACGCCAACACCTACCCCGACTTCCTCGAAAGCGTCGGCATGGTCGTGCAGACGCAGGTCGATGCGCCCAACGGCGCGGTCTTCCGCGTCGATCCCGAGAACCCGGCCCGCGAAAACTGGACCCCCTTCATCCCGCACCGCGACGACATGGTGCTCGAAGGCATCCAGGAATCTTCCGACGATCTTTATGCCGAGTACAGCTACCGCGCGAGCACCCGCATCGAACGATTCAGCTTCGGCGGCCGACCGCTGGGCGAGGTCGAGCTCCCCGGCATCGGCAGCGCTTCACTCTCGACCCGCTTCGACCGCTCCGAGGCCTACCTCGGCTTCACCTCCTTCAACACGCCCAGCAGCATCTACCGCCTCGACATCAGCGCCCGGCCAGACGTCGACGAATACGAGCTCTGGCACCGCGTGGAGGTGCCGGTCGATCCGTCGCTCGTCGAAGTCAAGCAGGTGACGTATCAGTCCGCCGACGGCACGGACGTGACGATGTTCATCGTGCACAAGAAGGGGCTCGAACTGGATGGCACCAACCCGACGCTGCTCAGCGGCTACGGCGGGTTCGGCATCAGCATGACGCCGTACTTCAGCGCGACCCTCTTCCCCTGGTTCGAGCAGGGCGGCGTCTACGCCATCCCCAACCTCCGCGGCGGCGGGGAGTACGGCGACGCCTGGCACAAGCAAGGCACGCTGGGCGAAAAACAGAACGTCTACGACGACTTCATCGCCGCCGCCGAGTACCTCATCAACGAGGGCTACACGAGCAGCGACAAACTCGCGATCTCCGGCGGCAGCAACGGCGGGCTGCTGATGGGCGCGATGATGACGCAGCGGCCCGAACTCTTCGAGGCCGTGATCTGTGCCGTGCCGCTCCTGGATATGCTGCGGTATCAGGACTTTTTGATGGCCCGCTACTGGGTGCCCGAGTACGGCGACCCGGCGGATGCCGAGCATTTTGCGTGGCTGCACGCCTACTCGCCGTACCACAATGTTGACCCGGAAGCGGACTACCCCGCGCTGTTCTTCACCGCCGGCGAAAACGACACCCGCGTCCACCCGCTGCACGCCCGCAAGATGGCGGCCCTGATGCAGTACACCGCCCAGCACAACAGCGACGCCGACCCGGTCCTCCTATGGGTCGACCAGGACGGCGGCCACGGCGGCGGCAAGCCGCTGGACCTCCGCGTCCGCGACGTCGCCGACGGTCGGATGTTTTTGATGTGGCGGCTGGGGATGTTGGAGGGGGTTGAGGAGTAG
- the pheS gene encoding phenylalanine--tRNA ligase subunit alpha has translation MLEKIDEIRARATADLEAANDPEGLERFRIQYLGSKGELKALMGLMKDVPKDQKRDFGQNANALKQDLTTAFDSKKTTLGGATTAAPSGPQLDITEPPAPPVMGRRHIISQTIDELIEVFARMGFDHAEGPEVEDDYHNFVALNIPETHPARDPLDNFYLSDPFGPNPTLLRSQTSTVQIRVMEEVKPPVRIISTGRVYRPDEHDATHYSMFHQVEGLYVDKNVSMVDLKSTLIQFAKAMFGQDADVKLVPSYFPFTEPSAELYVKMDLGKGLEWMEIGGCGMVDPAVFEQVGYDPEEWTGFAFGLGIERLAMRKHNIQDIRWLFENDVRFLRQF, from the coding sequence ATGCTTGAAAAGATCGATGAAATCCGTGCGCGGGCGACCGCCGACCTCGAAGCCGCCAACGACCCCGAGGGGCTCGAACGCTTCCGCATCCAGTACCTCGGGTCCAAAGGCGAACTCAAGGCCCTCATGGGGCTCATGAAAGACGTCCCCAAAGACCAGAAACGCGACTTCGGCCAAAACGCCAACGCGCTCAAACAAGACCTCACCACCGCCTTCGACTCCAAAAAAACGACCCTAGGCGGTGCCACTACAGCGGCACCGTCCGGCCCCCAACTCGACATCACCGAACCCCCCGCCCCGCCCGTCATGGGCCGACGCCACATCATCAGCCAGACCATCGACGAGCTCATCGAAGTCTTCGCGCGCATGGGCTTCGACCACGCCGAGGGGCCCGAGGTCGAGGACGACTACCACAACTTCGTCGCGCTCAACATCCCCGAGACCCACCCCGCCCGCGACCCGCTCGACAACTTCTACCTCTCCGACCCCTTCGGCCCCAACCCGACGCTGCTGCGTTCCCAAACCTCCACCGTCCAGATCCGCGTGATGGAAGAGGTCAAGCCCCCGGTGCGCATCATCTCGACGGGCCGGGTCTACCGCCCCGACGAACACGACGCCACCCACTACTCCATGTTCCACCAGGTCGAAGGGCTCTACGTCGACAAAAACGTCTCGATGGTCGACCTCAAGAGCACCCTCATCCAGTTCGCCAAAGCGATGTTCGGCCAGGACGCGGACGTCAAACTCGTCCCCAGCTACTTCCCCTTCACCGAGCCCTCGGCCGAGCTCTACGTCAAGATGGACCTGGGCAAAGGCCTCGAATGGATGGAGATCGGCGGCTGCGGCATGGTCGACCCGGCCGTGTTCGAACAGGTCGGCTACGACCCCGAAGAATGGACCGGCTTCGCCTTCGGCCTGGGCATCGAACGCCTCGCCATGCGCAAACACAACATCCAAGACATCCGCTGGCTGTTCGAGAACGATGTAAGGTTCCTGCGGCAGTTTTGA